The Fervidicoccaceae archaeon DNA segment GACCATCATGCCAAGTGGCATTGGTTCTCAGCTTAAATACGTAGCAGCCACATGTGGTGTTTACATAATAGCTCTCTGCCAGTCCCGGAACCAAGTTCAGGTTATTGTCGAACCTAAGCAGCGTGTCGAAAATCTGAGCAGCTACAAAGGCACCATTCCATGAGCTCGATGCTGTTATTTGTGTAGGCTCTGAAACCATTGCAATGGTCAGTGTTCCTCCAACCTGAATTTCGCCTGCCTCTGTATATAGGAACGATGCTATAAGAGATATAATTGCAAGAGCTATTGCCAGAGTTATATAGATCTTCTTCAATGGGAACCACCTAAGTTGGGAAGTTTCATTGGTGGGAAAATTCGCTGTAGACTGTAGATTAAAAAGTTGATGTTCTACTCATGACAAATTTAAAAAAAGCTGCGGAAAAAACATTCGGTTAACTGGAATGCTGTTTGAGATCCTATGCTTCAAGCTTCTACTAAGAAAGGGGAAACTCTCAATCCGAAAAAGCCCTTTTATTTTGCTTCATTTAGATACTCTCCCAAAGTCTCTATACCTTTCTCTATCTTTTCTTCAGGCTGGGTCACAAACGTTATCCTCAGATGCCCTCTTCCACTACTTCCAAAAATTGAGCCTGGCAGCATTATCACTTGCCTTTCCTCAGCAAGCCTGTAGGCGAATTCCACGTCATCCTTTATATTATACTTCTCCATGTAGGCTGATATATCTGGAAAGAGATACATTCCCGCTGGAGGCTTCCAAACCTTTGCTTCAGGAAGATACTTCCTAACAGCCTCGTAGGCTTTGTCTCTTCTGTTTTTGTAGAGAGGAATAACTCTTCTCAGGTATTCCTCCTTTATGTTTGTGGTAAGAGCAAAATATGCCATCCATTGAGCGGAAGTAGAAGATGAGATCGAGGTAAGTCCCTTCAGCTTTGCAAGCTCCTTGATAACTTCCTTTGGAGCATATGTGTATCCAAGCCTCAGACCTGGTATAGCTATGTCCTTGGAGAAAGAATTGATGCCAACCAGCCTCTCCATAGTTCTGCTGTATCTTTGGATCCAAACGTGCTCTCCTTCGTACACTATGTGCTTATATGCTTCATCATACAGCAGCCACACATCATTATCTATAGCTAGATCAGCAATCAGCTTCATTGTGCTCTCTCTCAATATTCTCGAAGTA contains these protein-coding regions:
- a CDS encoding pyridoxal phosphate-dependent aminotransferase, with product MRKISSRSKQISPSPHRILVSKLDELIRSGKKVYNFSAGQPGFPPDENLIRMTFEHALKDSFNHYKYLPPAGLEELRVAVSNDLKKYGKFDVEPSNIVITEGGIEGLNLTFFALADPGDEVLFLDPSYSVYWDLAKMYGLKLKTCSQTIDNEFQPDEECLKEKITRTTSFVLVTSPDNPTSRILRESTMKLIADLAIDNDVWLLYDEAYKHIVYEGEHVWIQRYSRTMERLVGINSFSKDIAIPGLRLGYTYAPKEVIKELAKLKGLTSISSSTSAQWMAYFALTTNIKEEYLRRVIPLYKNRRDKAYEAVRKYLPEAKVWKPPAGMYLFPDISAYMEKYNIKDDVEFAYRLAEERQVIMLPGSIFGSSGRGHLRITFVTQPEEKIEKGIETLGEYLNEAK